The following proteins are encoded in a genomic region of Vanessa cardui chromosome W, ilVanCard2.1, whole genome shotgun sequence:
- the LOC124542732 gene encoding uncharacterized protein LOC124542732: MRVGGRLDSSKYEYDKKHPIILDGKRRLTLLYFRYEHTRQLHTGPQALLFAIREVLWPAGGRNLARRTVRSCVVCRRHQARTLVPIMGNLPSQRVMPAFPFHTVAVDFAGPFWIKNRKGRGATASKCYMCLFVCFRYKCVHLEAVSELSKDAFLLALRRFISRRGKPAEIYSDNGRNFVAAAKEVTEFFKTNPVLSDFAVDENIKFTFIPAYAPHFAGLAEAGIKSAKFHVKRVMGHANLTFEELCTLFMQVEAILNSRPLYPLSSSPQDLLPLSPGHFLIGRPLTALPAPSLEEKNFTCLDRYARIEKIRQHFCRRWQRDYIEELQQRSKWRTSRGNLRVGDLVILADDNAAPLHWRMGRVLRLFPGPDGVARVAECLTAWALVRRAFARICPLLEVEENP; this comes from the coding sequence ATGAGAGTAGGTGGAAGACTCGATTCGTCAAAATACGAGTACGATAAAAAACATCCCATAATACTCGACGGAAAGCGTCGTTTAACACTATTGTACTTTCGTTACGAGCACACGCGTCAATTACACACTGGGCCGCAGGCGTTACTATTTGCCATACGTGAAGTTCTTTGGCCAGCGGGGGGAAGGAACTTAGCCAGACGTACCGTGCGTAGCTGTGTCGTGTGTCGGCGCCATCAGGCGCGCACGCTTGTTCCCATCATGGGGAACCTACCTTCTCAACGTGTGATGCCAGCCTTCCCATTTCACACCGTCGCAGTAGATTTCGCGGGTCCATTTTGGATAAAGAATAGAAAGGGTCGCGGCGCAACCGCTTCTAAGTGCTACATGTGCTTATTTGTCTGCTTTCGTTACAAATGTGTACACTTGGAAGCGGTCAGCGAACTATCCAAGGATGCCTTTTTGTTAGCGCTAAGACGATTTATATCTCGTAGAGGCAAGCCAGCGGAAATATATTCCGATAACGGGCGCAATTTTGTAGCTGCCGCCAAGGAGGTTACAGAATTCTTTAAAACTAACCCCGTTCTATCTGACTTTGCCGTcgacgaaaatataaaatttacatttattcctGCCTACGCTCCTCACTTCGCTGGACTTGCCGAAGCGGGCATTAAATCCGCCAAGTTCCACGTAAAACGCGTCATGGGGCATGCAAATTTGACTTTTGAGGAGTTGTGTACTTTGTTTATGCAGGTTGAGGCGATCTTAAATAGTCGTCCTCTATACCCTCTTTCTTCATCCCCTCAAGACCTTCTTCCTCTATCCCCAGGACACTTTTTGATTGGCCGGCCGCTCACTGCACTGCCTGCACCATCCCTGGAGGAGAAGAATTTCACCTGCCTGGATCGCTACGCCAGGATCGAAAAAATACGGCAACACTTTTGTCGTCGTTGGCAGCGTGACTACATCGAAGAGCTCCAGCAACGCTCCAAATGGCGAACTAGTCGCGGCAACCTACGCGTCGGGGATCTAGTCATTCTCGCCGACGACAACGCAGCTCCACTGCACTGGCGCATGGGTCGGGTGTTGAGATTATTCCCGGGACCTGACGGCGTGGCACGCGTCGCTGAATGCCTGACAGCGTGGGCACTTGTGAGGAGGGCCTTCGCGCGCATCTGTCCCCTGCTTGAAGTTGAAGAAAACCCTTGA